The Streptomyces sp. HSG2 genome has a segment encoding these proteins:
- the catA gene encoding type A chloramphenicol O-acetyltransferase, protein MRENGVREARAQLTQLLEDAAQGEATLITRHGRPLAVLLPPEAAEWWEARQRHQAELARRQAAADERQALRDAWGSELVHPVAAVVRYHGDPASDDPLYLRDADQIPRPRRELRALVEQLRPDYRSWMVEAWYEDDPRRPSPDSARFRNTARHRYDWQDLGANNVLHLLDAEGNTLAQAEYDRRRPGRAGPRGLGRPPRPVGGDVLIGFRLSVRTGGLVNRLGPKLDGWHDERMDAPTPIDVDTWPRRQHFEHYRRLVPCTYSMTVELDVTAFTAALRRSRRKSYIAQVWALSTVVNRHDEFKMCLTTSGEPAVWPVVHPAFTVFNPERETFACVWAAYDSDFGAFHDVAAPLLAEHSRATDFFPQGKLPANAFDVSSLPWASFTGFNLNIGNGWDHLAPIFTLGRYTERDGRVLLPLAVQVHHAAADGFHSTRLVNELQALVTDPTWLEETPKA, encoded by the coding sequence GTGCGTGAGAACGGAGTCCGCGAAGCGCGGGCACAACTGACCCAGCTTCTGGAGGACGCAGCCCAGGGCGAGGCGACCCTCATCACCCGGCACGGCCGGCCCCTCGCGGTGCTGCTGCCGCCCGAGGCCGCCGAGTGGTGGGAGGCCCGCCAGCGCCACCAGGCCGAACTCGCCCGCCGCCAGGCCGCCGCCGACGAGCGCCAGGCCCTCCGCGACGCGTGGGGGAGCGAACTCGTCCACCCCGTGGCCGCCGTGGTCCGCTACCACGGCGACCCCGCCAGCGACGATCCGCTCTACCTGCGCGACGCCGACCAGATCCCCCGGCCCCGCCGGGAACTCCGCGCCCTGGTCGAGCAGCTGCGACCGGACTACCGCTCGTGGATGGTCGAGGCGTGGTACGAGGACGACCCCCGCCGACCCAGCCCCGACAGCGCCCGCTTCCGCAACACCGCCCGCCACCGCTACGACTGGCAGGACCTCGGCGCCAACAACGTCCTGCACCTCCTCGACGCCGAGGGCAACACCCTCGCCCAGGCCGAGTACGACCGCCGCCGTCCTGGCCGGGCAGGGCCCCGAGGGCTGGGGCGCCCTCCACGGCCGGTTGGAGGAGATGTGCTGATCGGCTTCCGGCTCTCTGTCCGAACCGGCGGTCTCGTCAATCGGTTGGGTCCAAAACTCGACGGCTGGCATGATGAGCGGATGGACGCTCCTACCCCGATCGACGTCGACACGTGGCCGCGCCGACAGCACTTCGAGCACTATCGTCGGCTCGTACCGTGCACGTACTCGATGACGGTGGAGTTGGACGTCACCGCGTTCACTGCGGCGTTGCGTCGATCGCGACGTAAGTCCTACATCGCGCAAGTCTGGGCACTTTCCACGGTTGTCAACCGTCACGATGAGTTCAAGATGTGTCTCACTACGTCGGGTGAGCCGGCCGTCTGGCCTGTCGTGCACCCTGCTTTCACGGTATTCAACCCGGAACGCGAGACGTTCGCGTGTGTGTGGGCCGCCTACGATTCCGACTTCGGAGCGTTCCATGACGTAGCCGCCCCTCTGCTCGCGGAGCACAGTCGCGCCACCGACTTCTTCCCACAGGGGAAGCTGCCGGCCAACGCGTTCGACGTGTCGAGCCTGCCATGGGCGTCCTTCACCGGGTTCAACCTCAACATCGGCAACGGCTGGGACCACCTCGCGCCGATCTTCACGCTGGGCCGCTACACCGAGCGAGACGGCCGGGTCCTGCTCCCCCTGGCAGTACAGGTGCACCACGCCGCCGCGGATGGGTTTCACTCGACACGGCTCGTCAACGAGTTGCAGGCTCTCGTTACAGATCCGACCTGGCTGGAGGAGACCCCGAAGGCCTGA
- a CDS encoding ISAs1 family transposase, which produces MFVPPSSPVAAPACAVPRLEALGEGAAKDQVRRLVAEFESVTDPRGTCGVRYRLSSLLALMVCAMTPSGHDSITAAAEWCRRATPEELAAFGLPYHPLLGRYRVPSEKTLRSVLGRLDHGEICAAAYDYLRPLLSAQPRRPEPVMPDGGTEREQRRAHRAAAHAGPVRIRRRAIAVDGKCLRGARRPDGSRVFVLSAVRHGDGVTLASREIGAKTNEIPEFQPLLDRIDDADLAGVVVTADALHAQRDHATYLHERGAHYLLTIKNNQRGQARQLHALPWKEIPVIHRDDARGHGRHEQRLVQVVTVNGLLFPHAAQVLRIQRRRRLYGAKKWSSETVYAITDLPAEEANAAEIASWARGHWTVENTVHWCRDVTFNEDKSQVRTHNTPAVLAALRDLIRSALKLAGYVNTAAGRRAHTERPRVLALYGIT; this is translated from the coding sequence GTGTTCGTTCCTCCATCATCCCCTGTCGCTGCCCCCGCTTGCGCGGTGCCCCGCCTGGAAGCCCTTGGCGAGGGGGCCGCCAAGGACCAAGTCCGCCGCCTGGTGGCCGAGTTCGAGTCGGTCACCGACCCGAGAGGGACTTGCGGGGTGCGCTACCGGCTCTCCTCACTGCTGGCCCTGATGGTCTGCGCGATGACCCCGTCCGGCCACGACTCGATCACCGCGGCGGCGGAGTGGTGCCGACGTGCGACGCCGGAGGAACTGGCCGCCTTCGGCCTGCCCTACCACCCGCTCCTCGGCCGCTACCGGGTGCCGAGCGAGAAGACCCTCCGCAGCGTCCTGGGACGCCTGGATCACGGTGAGATCTGTGCGGCGGCTTACGACTACCTGCGGCCCTTGCTGTCCGCACAGCCCCGCCGGCCGGAGCCGGTCATGCCCGACGGTGGCACCGAGCGTGAACAGCGCCGGGCCCACCGGGCGGCCGCCCATGCCGGGCCGGTACGGATCCGGCGGCGGGCGATCGCGGTGGACGGCAAGTGCCTGCGGGGCGCCAGGCGCCCGGACGGCAGCCGGGTCTTCGTCCTGTCCGCCGTCCGCCACGGCGACGGTGTCACGCTCGCCTCCCGCGAGATCGGCGCGAAGACCAACGAAATCCCCGAGTTCCAGCCCTTGCTCGACAGAATCGACGACGCGGATCTCGCGGGGGTGGTCGTGACCGCCGATGCCCTCCACGCCCAGCGCGACCACGCCACCTACCTGCACGAACGCGGCGCTCACTACCTGCTGACCATCAAGAACAACCAGCGCGGCCAGGCCCGTCAACTCCACGCCCTGCCCTGGAAGGAGATCCCCGTCATCCACCGCGACGACGCCCGCGGCCACGGCCGTCACGAACAGCGTCTCGTCCAGGTCGTCACCGTCAACGGCCTGCTCTTCCCCCACGCGGCCCAGGTCCTGCGGATCCAGCGCCGTCGCCGTCTCTACGGGGCCAAGAAGTGGTCCAGCGAGACCGTCTACGCCATCACCGACCTGCCCGCCGAGGAAGCGAACGCAGCCGAGATCGCGTCCTGGGCTCGCGGGCACTGGACGGTGGAAAACACCGTCCACTGGTGCCGAGATGTCACCTTCAACGAGGACAAGTCCCAGGTCAGGACCCACAACACGCCCGCCGTACTCGCTGCCCTGCGCGACCTGATCCGCAGCGCGCTCAAGCTCGCCGGCTATGTCAACACCGCCGCCGGACGACGAGCCCACACCGAACGCCCCCGCGTCCTCGCCCTCTACGGCATCACATGA
- a CDS encoding recombinase family protein has translation MSQLAEPAAAVEQFDCPTCEVPAGSTCRTRGGKVAPKYHTPRFMLVPQLRAELEVRTPADRNPGHAWAKGPAVDTTPPEPATKPTRVGYARCSTAQQELQSQLDALAEAGCDPVFSEKISTRVKVRPEFVKALDFARTIKKAVPHQRVVLTVHEMKRLGRGAAELLSIADDLRTNDIELELLTGPLQGVYDPSGHGAALFAFFAGMAESEREYIREKSLEGQASARDRGRHGGRPKVFDDDMAHYARTLRAGGVSVPEIAAKLFIPTGKNKGQNPSVASVYRVLAEDEPET, from the coding sequence ATGAGCCAGCTCGCCGAACCGGCCGCCGCCGTCGAACAGTTCGACTGCCCCACCTGTGAGGTGCCCGCCGGAAGCACCTGCCGCACCCGCGGCGGCAAGGTCGCCCCGAAGTACCACACTCCGCGCTTCATGCTCGTACCCCAGCTCCGCGCCGAACTCGAAGTCCGCACCCCGGCCGACCGGAACCCCGGCCACGCCTGGGCGAAGGGCCCGGCCGTCGACACCACCCCGCCGGAGCCTGCGACGAAACCCACGAGAGTGGGCTACGCCCGTTGCAGCACCGCCCAGCAAGAACTCCAGAGCCAGCTCGATGCCCTGGCGGAAGCCGGGTGCGACCCGGTCTTCTCGGAGAAGATCAGTACCCGCGTCAAAGTACGGCCCGAGTTCGTGAAGGCCCTGGACTTCGCCCGCACCATCAAGAAGGCCGTCCCCCACCAGCGGGTCGTTCTCACCGTCCACGAGATGAAGCGCCTCGGACGCGGCGCCGCGGAACTCCTGTCCATCGCCGACGACCTGCGCACCAACGACATCGAGCTCGAACTGCTCACCGGGCCCCTGCAAGGGGTCTACGACCCGTCCGGGCACGGCGCCGCCCTCTTCGCGTTCTTCGCAGGCATGGCCGAGTCCGAACGCGAGTACATCCGTGAGAAGTCCCTCGAAGGCCAGGCGTCCGCCCGAGACCGGGGCAGGCACGGCGGACGGCCCAAGGTCTTCGACGACGACATGGCCCACTACGCCCGCACCCTGCGTGCCGGCGGCGTCTCCGTACCCGAGATCGCGGCGAAGCTCTTCATCCCCACCGGCAAGAACAAGGGCCAGAACCCATCCGTCGCCTCCGTTTACCGCGTCCTCGCAGAGGACGAACCCGAGACCTGA
- a CDS encoding HAD family phosphatase: MDSRCVILDIGGVLELTPETGWVGRWEQRLGLPTGAVHERLGEVWQAGSIGAVSEPEVRDQVAERLRLDAVDVEAFMADLWAEYLGTPNSELITYVRGLRSRCRLGILSNSFVGAREREVAAYHFDELVEQIVYSHEIGVCKPDPRAFEVTCARLGVRPEDCLFVDDVAVNVEAAQAVGMQAHLFEENAGTIVRIADHLNGKVSISG; encoded by the coding sequence TTGGACTCGCGCTGCGTCATTCTCGATATCGGTGGAGTGCTGGAGCTCACTCCCGAGACGGGGTGGGTTGGACGCTGGGAACAGAGGCTCGGGCTGCCGACGGGTGCTGTGCACGAGCGGTTGGGAGAGGTCTGGCAGGCGGGCAGTATCGGGGCGGTCAGCGAGCCTGAGGTGCGAGATCAGGTGGCTGAGCGTCTCCGTCTCGACGCTGTTGACGTGGAAGCCTTCATGGCGGATCTGTGGGCCGAGTATCTGGGAACGCCGAACAGTGAGCTGATCACGTATGTGCGGGGTCTGCGGTCACGCTGCAGGCTGGGCATCCTGAGCAACAGCTTCGTCGGTGCCCGGGAGCGGGAGGTAGCCGCGTACCACTTTGACGAACTGGTCGAGCAGATCGTCTACTCCCACGAGATCGGCGTTTGCAAGCCCGACCCGCGCGCCTTCGAGGTGACCTGTGCCCGGCTGGGAGTGCGCCCGGAGGACTGTCTGTTCGTCGATGACGTTGCGGTCAACGTCGAGGCCGCTCAGGCAGTCGGCATGCAGGCGCACTTGTTCGAGGAGAACGCGGGGACCATCGTGCGCATCGCGGACCATCTGAACGGGAAAGTTTCGATCTCCGGCTGA
- a CDS encoding DUF4158 domain-containing protein: MARTSLDLDDLVEHWTLLKDEQGLVSGKRGATRLGFAVLLKFYTQYGRFPRGRFELPGEAVEFVARQVQVPAAELDAYEWSGRTVEYHRAQIRGHLGFRECSVADADKLTAWLAEHVACKERRPEQVRVELLARCRTECIEPPTPGRCDRIVGAALRVAEETLTARISARITVESIERIVALVAGADQEDDAEPGDAGAGEGEDGPPVLGKIKEAPGNVSLETMLTEIDKLLAVRAVGLPPDLFADVAPKVVAGWRARAAVESPSHLRTHPLALRVTLLAALLHEREREITDTLVELLISTVHRIGARAEKKVTEQLVNAFKKVSGKENILFRVRYVAFCRSCHRSMV; the protein is encoded by the coding sequence GTGGCCCGTACCTCTTTGGACCTGGACGACCTGGTCGAGCACTGGACGCTGTTGAAGGACGAGCAGGGGCTCGTGTCCGGCAAGCGCGGCGCGACGCGCCTGGGCTTCGCCGTGCTGCTGAAGTTCTACACGCAGTACGGCCGGTTTCCCCGGGGCCGGTTCGAGCTGCCGGGCGAGGCGGTGGAGTTCGTCGCCCGGCAGGTACAGGTGCCCGCCGCCGAGCTGGACGCGTATGAGTGGAGCGGCCGGACGGTGGAGTACCACCGTGCGCAGATCCGCGGGCATCTGGGCTTTCGTGAGTGCAGTGTCGCGGACGCGGACAAGTTGACGGCCTGGCTCGCCGAGCACGTCGCGTGCAAGGAGCGGCGGCCGGAGCAGGTGCGGGTGGAACTGCTGGCCCGTTGTCGTACGGAGTGCATCGAGCCGCCCACACCGGGGCGGTGTGACCGGATCGTGGGGGCGGCGCTGCGGGTCGCCGAGGAGACGCTGACGGCGCGGATCTCGGCGCGGATCACGGTGGAGAGCATCGAGCGGATCGTGGCCCTGGTCGCTGGCGCCGACCAGGAAGACGACGCCGAACCCGGTGACGCCGGTGCTGGTGAGGGCGAGGACGGGCCGCCGGTCCTGGGGAAGATCAAGGAGGCCCCGGGCAATGTGAGCCTGGAGACGATGCTCACCGAGATCGATAAGCTGCTCGCGGTCCGCGCGGTCGGGCTGCCGCCGGATCTGTTCGCGGACGTCGCGCCGAAGGTGGTGGCCGGATGGCGGGCGCGGGCCGCGGTGGAGTCTCCCTCGCACCTGCGCACGCACCCGCTGGCGCTGCGGGTGACGCTGCTGGCCGCGCTGCTGCATGAGCGGGAGCGGGAGATCACGGACACGCTGGTGGAACTGTTGATATCCACGGTGCACCGGATCGGGGCGCGGGCGGAGAAGAAGGTCACCGAGCAGCTGGTCAACGCGTTCAAGAAGGTGTCGGGCAAGGAGAACATCCTCTTTAGAGTGCGGTATGTGGCGTTCTGTCGGTCTTGTCATCGCTCGATGGTGTGA
- a CDS encoding IS5 family transposase has protein sequence MSMRKPYPSDLTDEQWELVEPVITAWKARHPSVSGHQGKYAMREIVNAILYQNRTGCQWEFLPHDMPPPGAVKYYFYLWRDEGTDQDIHDLLRWHLREKRKRLADPSLVILDTQSIHAAVGVPATTTGKDAAKRVPGRKRCLAVDVLGLVVDCVVLPASAHENTAGIALLDGVAGQCDTVAKALVDQGFKKKVVDHGKNVGIDVEIVERNPAGKGFVVQAKRWIVEQTNGILMFYRRLVRDYEHRPASSRSRVFWAMTSVMSRRLTGATLASWRTT, from the coding sequence ATGAGCATGCGCAAGCCGTACCCGAGTGATCTCACCGATGAGCAGTGGGAGCTCGTCGAACCCGTGATCACGGCGTGGAAGGCCCGGCATCCGTCGGTCAGCGGGCATCAGGGGAAGTACGCGATGCGGGAGATCGTGAACGCCATCCTCTACCAGAATCGCACGGGGTGTCAGTGGGAGTTCCTGCCCCACGACATGCCCCCGCCCGGAGCGGTGAAGTACTACTTCTACCTCTGGCGCGACGAGGGCACCGACCAGGACATTCACGACCTGCTGCGCTGGCATCTGCGAGAGAAGCGGAAACGATTAGCCGACCCGAGCCTGGTGATCCTGGACACGCAGAGCATCCACGCCGCAGTCGGCGTCCCGGCCACGACGACCGGCAAGGACGCCGCGAAAAGGGTGCCGGGGAGGAAGAGATGCCTGGCCGTGGACGTACTGGGCCTGGTCGTGGACTGCGTCGTCCTGCCCGCCTCCGCGCACGAGAACACCGCCGGCATCGCCCTGCTGGACGGTGTCGCCGGGCAGTGCGACACCGTGGCCAAAGCCCTGGTCGACCAGGGCTTCAAGAAGAAGGTCGTCGATCACGGCAAGAACGTGGGCATCGACGTCGAGATCGTCGAGCGCAACCCGGCCGGCAAGGGCTTCGTCGTGCAGGCCAAGCGGTGGATCGTGGAGCAGACGAACGGGATCCTGATGTTCTACCGCCGTCTCGTACGCGACTACGAACACCGGCCCGCCTCCTCCCGATCCCGCGTCTTCTGGGCGATGACCTCCGTGATGAGCCGCCGACTCACCGGAGCCACCCTCGCTTCCTGGAGGACCACGTGA